From a single Brassica rapa cultivar Chiifu-401-42 chromosome A01, CAAS_Brap_v3.01, whole genome shotgun sequence genomic region:
- the LOC117125741 gene encoding F-box/kelch-repeat protein At3g13680-like — translation MKFDLQGIGNERDFVDPSIKQVSILDQVEITQVFHREGLLLCITKDKFKILVWNPYLGANKVDPAKKHLPKEEKLAVLHVSWVNAHAVEIWVTNKIDPGAVSWIKFVKSISVFVDDLAGNFFITRKSKLLWVTI, via the exons ATGAAATTTGATCTTCAAGGAATTGGAAACGAAAGAGACTTCGTTGATCCATCTATAAAGCAAGTAAGTATACTTGACCAAGTAGAGATTACTCAAGTATTTCACCGTGAAGGCTTATTGCTATGCATCACCAAGGACAAGTTCAAGATTTTGGTGTGGAATCCTTATTTGGGGGCAAACAAGGTGGATCCAGCCAAGAAACACTTACCGAA AGAGGAGAAGCTTGCGGTCTTGCATGTAAGCTGGGTGAATGCCCATGCAGTGGAGATTTGGGTCACAAATAAGATTGATCCAGGTGCAGTTTCGTGGATCAAGTTCGTGAAGTCCATCTCTGTTTTTGTTGATGATCTAGCTGGGAATTTCTTCATCACGAGGAAAAGCAAGTTGCTGTGGGTCACGATCTAG
- the LOC103842743 gene encoding sterol 14-demethylase → MELDTDKLLKTGLVIVATLAISKLIFSFFTSHSRKKRHPPTLQAWPPLIGSLIRFLKGPVVMLRDEYPKLGSVFTVNLLHKKMTFLIGPEVSAHFFKAHDSVLSQQEVYKFNVPTFGPGVVFDVDYTVRQEQFRFFSEALRVNKLKAYVDMMITEAEGFFSNWGESGEVDLKEELDSLIILTASRCLLGREVRDQLFDDVTALFHDLDNGMLPISVLFPYLPIPAHRRRDRARVKLCEIFSNIMLSRKHSGKSENDMLQCFIESKYRDGRQTTESEVTGLLIAALFAGQQTSSITSTWTGAYLMKYKEYSSAALDEQKKLIEKHGDKIDHDILSSEMNVLYRCIKEALRLHPPLIMLMRASHSDFNVTTRDGKTYDIPKGHIVATSPAFANRLPHIFKNPDSYDPDRFSPGREEDKAAGAFSYISFGGGRHGCLGEPFAYLQIKAIWSHLLRNFELELVSPFPEMDWNAMVVGIKGNVMVRYKRRQLVLD, encoded by the exons ATGGAACTGGATACGGACAAGTTGTTAAAGACGGGTTTGGTTATAGTGGCGACACTTGCTATATCCAAActcatcttctccttcttcacttCCCATTCCAGGAAGAAGCGTCATCCTCCCACTCTTCAAGCTTGGCCTCCGTTGATCGGAAGCCTTATCCGGTTCTTGAAAGGCCCTGTCGTAATGCTTAGAGATGAATACCCTAAGCTTGGAAGTGTGTTCACAGTGAATCTTCTTCATAAAAAGATGACTTTTCTCATTGGTCCTGAAGTCTCAGCTCATTTTTTCAAAGCTCATGATTCTGTTCTCAGCCAGCAGGAAGTTTACAAATTCAACGTGCCTACTTTTGGCCCTGGAGTTGTTTTCGATGTCGACTACACCGTTCGTCAGGAACAGTTTCGGTTCTTCAGCGAGGCACTCCGAGTCAACAAGCTGAAGGCTTACGTGGATATGATGATTACTGAAGCTGAA GGTTTCTTCTCGAACTGGGGAGAGAGTGGTGAAGTTGATCTTAAGGAAGAGCTAGACAGTCTCATCATCTTGACTGCAAGTAGATGTCTACTGGGTCGAGAAGTACGTGACCAGCTTTTTGATGACGTCACTGCTTTGTTCCATGATCTTGACAATGGAATGCTTCCCATAAGTGTTCTCTTCCCCTACCTCCCTATTCCAGCTCACCGTCGGCGCGACCGTGCTCGTGTAAAGCTTTGTGAGATTTTCTCAAACATCATGTTGTCGAGAAAACACTCTGGCAAATCAGAGAACGACATGTTGCAGTGTTTCATCGAGTCAAAGTACAGAGACGGTAGACAGACAACCGAGTCCGAGGTAACGGGTTTGCTCATCGCTGCTCTCTTTGCAGGACAGCAGACGAGCTCCATAACTTCCACGTGGACCGGTGCTTATCTGATGAAATACAAAGAGTACTCGTCCGCTGCCTTGGATGAGCAGAAGAAGCTGATTGAGAAACATGGAGACAAGATTGATCACGACATCTTATCCTCGGAGATGAATGTTCTCTACCGTTGCATTAAGGAAGCGTTGAGGCTTCACCCTCCGTTGATCATGCTGATGAGAGCCTCGCACAGTGACTTCAACGTAACGACCCGAGATGGGAAAACGTATGACATCCCAAAGGGTCATATCGTTGCAACCTCGCCTGCTTTTGCAAACCGCTTGCCGCATATCTTCAAGAACCCGGACAGCTACGACCCGGATAGATTCTCCCCGGGAAGAGAAGAGGACAAAGCCGCAGGGGCATTTTCGTACATTTCGTTCGGTGGAGGTAGGCATGGTTGTCTTGGAGAGCCCTTTGCTTACCTCCAGATCAAAGCCATATGGAGTCATCTGTTGAGGAACTTTGAGCTTGAGTTGGTTTCACCCTTCCCTGAGATGGACTGGAACGCTATGGTTGTTGGCATTAAAGGCAATGTGATGGTGCGTTACAAGCGGCGTCAACTTGTCTTAGACTAA